From the Chloroflexus aurantiacus J-10-fl genome, one window contains:
- the dnaG gene encoding DNA primase, with protein sequence MSVIDDIKANIDIVDLINSMGVGLRRSGRSFVGFCPFHPNTRTPAFHVYPDTQSFYCFGCHASGTAFDFVMRKQGLDFKGALELLAARAGIRLEPKNDAQRQEDARRARLLEINGIAARYFNYVLLNLSRGEPGRDYIARRGINQDAIDAFQIGYSLDDWNHLFSYLHEKKGYSVEDLITAGLVIPGERGPYDRFRNRIIFPIRNIRGEVIGFGGRALGDAQPKYLNTPETPLFKKSEVLYGLDLARDAIRTANRAIVVEGYVDVITAHQHGFRNVVAPLGTALSKAHINQLKRLTDQVYLALDADAAGQKATLRGLETIRTTSEEEGEGRMVTTAQGIVRLENDVTIRIIRLPAGRDPDEVIAADPQLWQTLVDQAAPVMDFYLEAYTAGLDMHDPTQQRQALERIIPLLSELDGAAQRVYVARVEQLTGVRSELIVDLIRTRLQPTRRSERNRTSRPSAPPLPATSPVSTTPLDEHRRHTEAYLLALALRYPSVNLAIENLLENLKKQHRDAGALFGAGLEDLLEEPLHQAIWQAYLATPLELRPTDPESLQFWVDTLGEPLSSEAKALLEVLNRRPDDVRFRHEAEQCARLIRKAQIMARIRRYKERLDELTDEEEIQQVLQHIRDLSSYAEQITRPRQSSTFPDLRNLLGQ encoded by the coding sequence ATGAGCGTTATTGATGATATTAAAGCCAATATCGACATCGTTGACCTGATCAACTCGATGGGGGTTGGCCTGCGACGCAGCGGGCGCAGTTTTGTCGGTTTCTGTCCGTTCCATCCCAATACGCGCACACCGGCCTTTCACGTCTACCCCGACACCCAGAGTTTCTATTGCTTCGGCTGCCACGCCTCCGGTACCGCCTTCGATTTTGTGATGCGTAAGCAGGGGTTGGACTTCAAGGGGGCGTTGGAGCTGCTGGCTGCAAGGGCCGGGATCAGGCTTGAACCGAAGAATGATGCCCAGCGCCAGGAAGATGCGCGGCGGGCACGGCTGCTTGAGATTAATGGTATCGCCGCTCGCTACTTCAACTATGTGCTGCTCAATCTCAGTCGCGGTGAACCTGGCCGTGATTACATCGCCAGGCGCGGGATTAACCAGGACGCAATTGATGCCTTTCAGATCGGCTATAGCCTCGATGACTGGAATCATCTCTTTTCCTATCTGCACGAAAAGAAGGGCTACAGTGTCGAAGACCTGATCACTGCCGGGTTGGTTATTCCCGGTGAACGTGGCCCCTACGACCGCTTTCGCAACCGGATTATCTTTCCGATCCGTAATATTCGCGGTGAGGTGATTGGCTTTGGCGGTCGGGCACTGGGTGACGCTCAACCCAAATATCTCAACACTCCAGAAACCCCGCTGTTCAAGAAGAGTGAGGTGCTATACGGGTTAGACCTGGCCCGCGACGCGATTCGGACGGCCAACCGGGCGATTGTGGTTGAGGGATATGTTGATGTGATTACCGCCCACCAGCACGGCTTTCGTAATGTGGTGGCACCCCTGGGAACAGCCCTGAGCAAAGCTCACATCAACCAGCTTAAACGGCTCACCGATCAGGTCTACCTGGCGCTTGACGCCGATGCTGCCGGTCAGAAAGCAACCCTTCGCGGTCTGGAAACCATCCGCACGACGAGCGAAGAGGAAGGCGAAGGTCGCATGGTGACCACGGCGCAGGGGATCGTTCGCCTGGAGAACGATGTGACCATCCGGATCATTCGCTTGCCGGCGGGACGTGATCCCGACGAGGTGATTGCTGCCGATCCCCAGCTCTGGCAAACCCTGGTCGATCAGGCCGCACCGGTGATGGATTTCTACCTTGAGGCATACACCGCCGGTCTCGACATGCACGATCCGACCCAACAACGGCAGGCGCTTGAGCGAATCATTCCCCTCCTGAGTGAGCTTGACGGCGCTGCCCAGCGGGTCTACGTTGCCCGGGTCGAACAGCTTACCGGTGTCCGCAGCGAGTTAATCGTTGATCTCATTCGGACCCGTCTGCAACCAACGCGACGGAGCGAGCGGAACCGCACATCACGGCCATCAGCACCACCGTTACCGGCAACATCTCCGGTAAGCACCACACCGCTCGATGAACACCGTCGCCATACCGAAGCCTACTTGCTGGCCCTGGCCCTGCGCTATCCCTCGGTGAATCTGGCCATCGAAAATCTGCTGGAGAACCTCAAAAAACAGCACCGCGACGCCGGTGCGCTCTTCGGGGCCGGTTTGGAAGACCTGCTTGAAGAACCGCTGCATCAGGCGATCTGGCAGGCGTATCTGGCCACACCGCTTGAGTTGCGGCCAACCGACCCAGAGAGTTTGCAATTCTGGGTAGACACGCTCGGCGAGCCATTAAGCAGCGAGGCCAAAGCCCTGCTCGAGGTTCTGAACCGTCGCCCTGACGATGTGCGTTTCAGGCACGAAGCCGAACAATGTGCCCGTCTGATCCGCAAGGCGCAAATTATGGCCCGCATCCGTCGCTACAAAGAGCGACTGGATGAATTGACTGATGAAGAAGAAATCCAACAGGTTTTGCAGCACATTCGCGATCTGAGCAGC
- a CDS encoding phospholipase D family protein, giving the protein MSKIQVVVSGLGWMGSGIGSIESAIEELLEEARDEILLTAYAIGKTDRIFKLLEVALLRGVRVRMIVNRLPEQHESIQHILNELQKKYRHFQLYPFNPGNERGDLHAKVLVVDRKRALVGSSNLSYNGLILNHEMAVLIDGQEAATIGVAIDRLTGHAGI; this is encoded by the coding sequence ATGAGCAAGATTCAGGTTGTTGTCAGTGGTCTGGGATGGATGGGAAGTGGAATCGGTTCAATAGAGTCGGCAATTGAGGAGCTGCTGGAAGAAGCTCGGGATGAAATTCTGCTGACAGCGTATGCTATCGGCAAAACTGATCGGATTTTCAAGCTGCTAGAAGTAGCGTTGTTACGGGGAGTACGTGTACGCATGATTGTCAATCGTCTGCCTGAACAACACGAATCAATTCAACACATCCTGAATGAGTTACAGAAGAAATACCGCCACTTTCAACTCTATCCGTTCAACCCTGGTAACGAACGCGGCGATCTGCACGCTAAAGTACTGGTAGTTGACCGGAAACGTGCCCTGGTTGGTTCTTCAAACCTTTCATACAACGGGCTGATTCTCAACCATGAAATGGCTGTTTTGATTGATGGTCAGGAAGCAGCGACAATTGGGGTAGCAATTGACAGACTGACTGGACATGCAGGGATCTAA
- the drmB gene encoding DUF1998 domain-containing protein, whose translation MPQIRRSQFLTTYGPGAILEGINGPRIILSTELSDVFSDIDNPTRFEITDQRLSQGLLGGAGILRLPSNAELGKPETKALYKTKRFPAWSLCPIHNILYRKTQDDDRICPRCPRAKNKWEAWRIASRQAIRFVRACPAGHLDDVDWIGIITHTQENCSPSFLLWHGSGALKNITVECPDCKGKINLGVAYSQPWPCSGRFPEKEPEGGGAFRPGCQYESRIIQRGAANLRIPEIVSALVIPRCDTSLHRLLQISDIYAIVLMHETRPFGSKQEFIRTLESLVNRQKLEPEILRQIESYSEEEIFSAIGDILGLAISKTPYEFRRDEFHALLQAAERGHPPAPPKRPGEVPNFEVQLSQVRRNVVWNRLHFRVTPVSRLRVVMVQRGYRRIPAGQSAGAQTVDTVFELSSTPGRRWYIGAELSGEGIFIDLDLKTKPYNMPALNDDDGCVAQLWWQAWQNPDEYLGNSLLAGDSHQLHPTFVWWHTLAHRLINALSVDSGYSSAAIRERIFLDVDERTGQANGGILLYTAQPGGDGTLGGLIALVPEFERVLERALRTLDICSNDPLCGEERFGRDRYNGAACYACSLVSETSCEHRNMSLDRKLLLEGLQ comes from the coding sequence ATGCCACAAATTCGCCGTTCTCAGTTTTTGACCACATACGGACCCGGCGCAATCCTGGAAGGGATTAACGGCCCGCGTATCATCCTTTCAACAGAACTCTCTGATGTCTTTTCAGATATAGATAACCCGACACGCTTTGAAATCACCGATCAACGTCTTTCTCAGGGCTTGCTGGGAGGGGCAGGGATTTTGCGACTGCCTTCCAACGCGGAACTGGGCAAGCCAGAAACTAAAGCGTTGTATAAAACAAAAAGGTTTCCCGCATGGTCACTGTGCCCGATCCATAACATTCTTTACCGAAAAACACAGGACGACGATCGAATCTGTCCCCGGTGTCCCCGAGCGAAGAACAAATGGGAAGCATGGCGAATTGCCAGCCGGCAGGCCATTCGCTTTGTACGGGCATGTCCCGCCGGACATCTGGACGATGTTGACTGGATAGGAATTATCACACACACACAGGAAAACTGCTCTCCCTCTTTTCTGTTATGGCATGGCAGTGGTGCATTGAAAAATATCACGGTCGAATGTCCCGATTGCAAGGGGAAGATCAATCTAGGCGTCGCATACAGCCAGCCCTGGCCCTGTTCTGGGCGCTTCCCGGAAAAGGAGCCAGAAGGAGGCGGCGCATTCCGTCCCGGCTGCCAGTACGAATCCCGTATCATTCAGCGCGGAGCTGCCAATTTGCGCATCCCCGAAATTGTCTCTGCACTGGTTATACCACGGTGCGACACCAGCCTGCATCGCCTGTTACAAATCAGCGATATTTACGCCATCGTGTTAATGCATGAGACCCGTCCATTTGGGAGTAAGCAGGAGTTTATCAGAACGCTGGAAAGTCTGGTCAATCGTCAAAAACTGGAACCAGAAATACTTCGCCAGATCGAATCTTATTCTGAAGAAGAGATCTTCAGCGCTATTGGAGACATTCTCGGGCTGGCAATTTCCAAAACACCATATGAATTTCGTCGGGATGAATTTCATGCTTTGCTCCAGGCGGCAGAGCGTGGACATCCCCCTGCACCGCCGAAACGCCCTGGTGAAGTGCCTAATTTTGAGGTGCAGCTCAGTCAGGTACGTCGTAATGTAGTATGGAACCGGCTGCACTTTCGCGTCACCCCCGTCAGTCGCTTACGGGTCGTAATGGTGCAGCGAGGTTATCGGCGCATTCCGGCCGGTCAGTCAGCAGGAGCGCAAACTGTTGACACCGTTTTTGAATTATCTTCTACCCCTGGTCGTCGCTGGTACATCGGAGCAGAACTCTCCGGCGAAGGGATTTTCATTGACCTTGATCTAAAGACCAAACCTTACAACATGCCGGCTCTGAATGATGATGATGGTTGCGTGGCACAGTTATGGTGGCAGGCGTGGCAAAACCCGGATGAATACCTGGGAAACAGTTTGCTTGCCGGCGACAGCCATCAGCTTCATCCCACCTTCGTCTGGTGGCATACTCTAGCACATCGATTGATCAATGCCCTTTCAGTCGATTCGGGCTATTCCTCAGCCGCTATTCGTGAACGGATCTTTCTTGACGTGGATGAGCGAACAGGTCAGGCGAACGGAGGCATCCTGCTGTATACTGCTCAACCCGGTGGAGATGGCACACTGGGTGGATTGATTGCCCTGGTACCAGAATTCGAGCGAGTCCTGGAACGTGCTCTGCGCACACTGGACATCTGCTCGAACGATCCACTTTGTGGTGAGGAAAGGTTTGGCAGGGATCGCTACAATGGTGCAGCCTGTTATGCCTGCTCGCTGGTGTCTGAAACTTCCTGTGAACATCGGAATATGTCGCTTGACCGTAAATTACTTCTGGAAGGGTTACAATGA
- a CDS encoding PQQ-binding-like beta-propeller repeat protein has protein sequence MNITTRALILLISLVTLSGTITAHLPYLSAQSSPTQIHIPLVMNPGSTGSSSGEWSQHAHNAQHTSYTAQVMPPPWRLRWIWNGVDANGRVRKVTSTGSLPRNVQPVTGGGRVYIAAGTDGVFALSESSGQQLWQRSGIGTINSTVAYDHDTQSVFVVSANGTLYKLRASDGVVLGQFATGQSSTLSLPPALLPDRVLFAMGNSVYAINKQKMQQIWVYNAGATVAVPPAYSPSRGLVIVATEPDLYVHAIRNSDGGRQWRVRPVHASRSFADPTRYRYGWPVIADGSGYVLVKVQLDWHTLWREWPQTNSAMRQMLSQNPGDQALFVLDLDDGTVPFIANVGHGGYGDNDYMPMGPQPVVKRLPNGKEVVYTIIRARHAHDARWDSHFGEMVLDNTTVSGLSGGDVRFIAFDWPPGEANPYLLTDEQPNVSMAGDILFGGHWEAGFALRILDRSDARGSFTNKITSQRLPTVATSHDNPGTCSFSTSHYCASGLYNTRPYDFGFYIYYNQGTVYDRYWSEYATWVVSNENLYFRSADGAIVALTAGNPTSGWNNTPMPTVADAPQTIPVTHEEIVIPHTATREWAGHTATVTGTLQYVVNNGKQVLLGFSNPHQGTFKAIIRKAYWSQFSVPPEQMYHVGQQVAIMGQISWYQGDPAIFVTTPTQIQVLDAE, from the coding sequence ATGAACATCACAACTCGTGCCCTCATCCTGCTCATCTCCCTGGTGACGCTAAGTGGAACAATAACTGCACATCTCCCGTACCTCAGCGCCCAAAGTTCACCAACGCAGATACACATACCACTAGTAATGAATCCAGGTTCTACCGGCAGCTCTTCCGGGGAGTGGAGTCAGCACGCTCACAATGCCCAGCACACCAGCTATACCGCGCAGGTTATGCCACCGCCCTGGCGGTTGCGCTGGATCTGGAATGGCGTCGATGCCAATGGTCGCGTGCGCAAAGTGACCAGCACCGGCTCGCTGCCGCGCAATGTGCAGCCGGTAACCGGCGGTGGACGGGTCTACATCGCTGCCGGCACTGATGGCGTCTTTGCCCTCAGTGAAAGCAGTGGGCAGCAACTCTGGCAGCGCAGCGGCATTGGGACTATCAACTCGACGGTCGCTTACGATCACGACACCCAATCAGTCTTTGTCGTCTCGGCCAATGGCACCCTCTACAAACTGCGTGCCAGTGATGGGGTGGTGCTGGGTCAATTTGCCACCGGTCAGAGCAGCACGCTATCGTTGCCGCCAGCTCTTCTGCCTGATCGAGTGCTCTTCGCGATGGGCAATTCGGTCTACGCAATCAACAAGCAGAAGATGCAGCAAATTTGGGTCTACAACGCCGGCGCGACCGTGGCCGTGCCTCCCGCCTACTCCCCTTCACGCGGTCTGGTCATTGTCGCTACCGAGCCAGACCTGTATGTACACGCTATTCGTAACAGCGACGGTGGACGGCAATGGCGTGTGCGCCCCGTGCATGCGAGTCGTTCCTTCGCCGACCCCACCAGATACCGGTACGGCTGGCCGGTCATCGCCGACGGCAGCGGGTATGTCTTGGTGAAAGTGCAACTGGACTGGCACACCCTCTGGCGCGAATGGCCGCAGACCAATAGCGCCATGCGGCAGATGCTGAGCCAGAATCCAGGTGATCAGGCGCTCTTCGTGCTTGATCTGGACGATGGAACTGTTCCTTTTATTGCTAATGTTGGTCACGGTGGCTACGGTGATAATGATTATATGCCGATGGGGCCACAACCCGTTGTCAAGCGGTTACCCAACGGCAAAGAGGTCGTCTATACTATCATTCGCGCCCGTCATGCCCACGACGCCCGCTGGGACTCCCACTTCGGCGAGATGGTGCTGGATAACACGACCGTGAGTGGGCTTAGCGGTGGTGATGTACGCTTTATCGCCTTCGACTGGCCGCCCGGTGAGGCCAATCCGTACCTGCTCACCGACGAACAGCCCAATGTTTCGATGGCGGGAGATATTCTCTTCGGTGGGCATTGGGAGGCCGGCTTTGCCCTGCGCATCCTGGATCGCTCGGACGCACGCGGTAGTTTCACCAACAAGATCACCAGCCAGCGCCTGCCCACGGTAGCCACCTCGCACGATAACCCGGGCACATGCTCTTTCAGCACTTCCCACTATTGCGCCAGTGGTCTCTACAACACCCGGCCCTACGACTTCGGCTTCTACATTTACTACAACCAGGGTACGGTATACGATAGGTACTGGAGTGAATACGCGACCTGGGTTGTCAGTAACGAGAATCTCTATTTCCGTAGCGCCGATGGCGCAATTGTAGCGCTGACCGCCGGGAATCCGACGAGTGGATGGAACAATACGCCGATGCCGACTGTTGCCGACGCCCCCCAAACCATCCCGGTGACCCACGAAGAGATCGTCATTCCACATACCGCCACGCGCGAATGGGCAGGACATACGGCCACGGTCACCGGTACGCTTCAGTATGTTGTCAACAACGGCAAGCAGGTGCTGCTCGGCTTCAGCAATCCCCACCAGGGAACCTTCAAAGCCATCATCCGCAAGGCGTACTGGTCACAATTCAGCGTCCCGCCGGAGCAGATGTACCACGTCGGCCAGCAGGTTGCCATCATGGGGCAAATATCCTGGTATCAGGGCGATCCGGCGATCTTTGTCACAACGCCAACCCAGATTCAGGTGTTGGATGCGGAGTGA
- a CDS encoding deoxyguanosinetriphosphate triphosphohydrolase produces the protein MSYPSIREMREALEAQTLSPYAARSADAVRDVPEPPCPIRTAYQRDRDRILHSKPFRRLKHKTQVFIAPLGDHYRTRLTHTLEVTQISRTVARALRLNEDLTEAIGLGHDIGHAPFGHAGETALSRICPGHFRHNEQSRRIVEVLEQNGAGLNLTFAVREGIHFHSKARRDITATAWGTASTLEGQIIKLCDSVAYINHDIDDAIRAGLLRNEDLPAECVAVLGDSHSKRIATMVSDLIYHNWWATGEGSPPDPPVLTMSQPILTATNTLREFLYQHVYLRPEAKAEDEKVRFIIETLYQHFSRHPEEIPAELRTIVEQRGEPIERAVVDYIAGMTDRYALDTFNRIFVPRLWHVL, from the coding sequence ATGTCGTACCCATCGATACGCGAAATGCGTGAGGCACTCGAAGCCCAAACCCTCTCGCCATATGCCGCCAGAAGTGCTGATGCCGTGCGCGATGTTCCCGAACCCCCATGCCCCATCCGCACGGCATACCAACGCGACCGTGATCGGATTTTGCATTCCAAGCCATTCCGGCGCCTTAAGCATAAAACGCAGGTCTTTATCGCACCACTCGGCGATCATTACCGCACCCGGCTAACCCATACGCTTGAGGTGACGCAGATTTCACGAACGGTCGCCCGTGCGTTGCGGCTGAACGAAGATTTGACGGAAGCCATCGGTCTGGGGCATGACATTGGTCACGCTCCGTTCGGTCACGCTGGCGAAACGGCGTTGAGCCGCATCTGTCCCGGTCATTTTCGTCACAACGAGCAATCACGTCGCATTGTTGAAGTGCTCGAACAGAATGGCGCCGGCCTCAATCTGACGTTCGCTGTGCGCGAGGGGATACATTTCCACTCCAAAGCCCGGCGTGATATTACGGCAACTGCCTGGGGCACCGCCAGTACCCTCGAAGGCCAGATTATTAAGCTGTGTGATAGCGTGGCCTACATCAATCACGATATTGATGATGCGATCCGGGCCGGATTGCTGCGCAACGAAGACCTACCGGCTGAATGCGTGGCTGTGCTGGGCGACAGCCATAGTAAACGGATTGCGACTATGGTCAGCGATTTGATCTATCATAACTGGTGGGCCACCGGCGAAGGGTCGCCACCTGATCCGCCTGTGCTGACGATGAGTCAGCCCATTTTGACCGCAACCAATACGTTGCGCGAGTTTCTGTATCAGCACGTCTATCTTCGTCCTGAAGCCAAAGCCGAAGATGAGAAGGTGCGCTTTATTATTGAAACGCTTTACCAGCATTTCAGCCGCCATCCCGAAGAGATTCCCGCTGAACTACGCACTATTGTCGAGCAACGCGGTGAGCCTATCGAACGAGCGGTGGTTGATTATATCGCCGGGATGACAGATCGCTATGCGCTCGATACATTCAACCGCATTTTTGTCCCGCGTCTGTGGCACGTGCTGTAA